The Punica granatum isolate Tunisia-2019 chromosome 4, ASM765513v2, whole genome shotgun sequence genome has a window encoding:
- the LOC116205175 gene encoding OPA3-like protein, producing the protein MVLPLLKLGTLALKTLSKPVASRLKQQAAIHPRFRAFIVGIAQANHRMTTTMQRRLYGHATDVEIRPLNEEKAVQAAVDLIGEVFVFTVAGALLIFEVQRNARSEAKKEEKRRQEMEEMRQRDEDLAREVELLRHKLEELEEIAKNRGLSGIFKFKHADTENAKLAKPV; encoded by the exons ATGGTGCTGCCGCTGCTGAAGCTCGGGACCCTCGCCCTCAAGACCCTCAGCAAGCCCGTCGCTAGCCGCCTCAAGCAGCAGGCCGCCATCCACCCTCGGTTCCGGGCGTTCATCGTCGGCATCGCCCAG GCAAATCACCGAATGACAACAACGATGCAAAGACGGCTATATGGCCATGCAACTGATGTTGAGATTCGGCCCTTAAATGAAGAGAAAGCTGTACAGGCTGCTGTAGACCTCATTGGGGAGGTCTTTGTCTTCACG GTTGCTGGAGCTCTCTTGATATTCGAGGTGCAAAGAAACGCTCGATCAGAAGctaaaaaagaggaaaagcgCAGGCAAGAAATGGAG GAAATGAGACAAAGAGATGAAGATCTAGCTCGAGAAGTCGAACTTCTTCGGCACAAACTTGAAGAGCTGGAGGAGATTGCCAAGAATCGAGGACTGAGCGGCATTTTCAAGTTCAAACACGCCGACAcggaaaatgcaaaattagcAAAACCAGTCTGA
- the LOC116205173 gene encoding transcription factor VOZ1 has protein sequence MGKGTKSYCKSASHKQFKDRAKNRVDDLQGMFVDLQFARKESRTIDVAVLEEQVHQMLREWKSELNEPSPASSLQQGGSLASFSSDICRLLQLCEEEDDATSALAAPKPEPNDQTLRVGDNAALQEVLNMSHRPQERGFTMIDQGKGSLSGIRSEAVNNIEGVGPLEQLQYELNQGLDQNYYAAFNAGYCGEDSMPHISSYLPSICPPPSAFLGPKCALWDCPRPAQGLEWCQDYCSSFHAALALNEGPPGMGPVLRPGGIGLKDGLLFAALSAKAQGKDVGIPECEGAATAKSPWNAPELFDLSVLEGETIREWLFFDKPRRAFESGNRKQRSLPDYSGRGWHESRKQVMNEFGGLKRSYYMDPQPLNHFEWHLYEYEINKCDACALYRLELKLVDGKKSSKGKLSSDSVADLQKQMGRLSAEFPGDNKRVVKGRTKLNSSKDSVGYVYSGQNQSAAANEAINYGLVAPYDYLVENKCEYYLT, from the exons ATGGGTAAGGGCACCAAGAGCTACTGCAAGTCAGCGTCCCACAAGCAGTTCAAGGACAGGGCGAAGAATCGGGTGGATGACCTGCAGGGGATGTTCGTGGACCTTCAGTTTGCGAGGAAGGAGAGCCGCACGATTGATGTCGCCGTCCTCGAGGAGCAAGTCCACCAGATGCTTCGTGAGTGGAAGTCTGAGCTCAATGAGCCCTCTCCCGCCTCATCCTTGCAACAA GGCGGTAGTCTCGCCTCATTCTCGTCGGATATCTGTAGACTGCTCCAACTTTGTGAGGAAGAGGATGATGCTACCAGTGCATTAGCTGCTCCTAAGCCGGAGCCAAATGACCAGACTTTGCGCGTTGGAGATAATGCTGCCCTCCAAGAG GTATTGAACATGAGCCACAGGCCTCAGGAGCGTGGCTTTACAATGATTGACCAGGGCAAAGGTTCACTCTCTGGAATCCGTTCTGAAGCCGTGAATAATATAGAAGGGGTTGGCCCCCTGGAGCAGCTACAGTATGAACTAAACCAAGGGTTGGACCAGAACTATTATGCTGCTTTCAATGCAGGGTACTGTGGAGAAGACTCGATGCCTCACATCTCAAGCTACCTACCAAGTATCTGTCCTCCCCCTTCTGCATTTTTGGGCCCAAAATGTGCTCTTTGGGACTGCCCAAGGCCTGCTCAAGGTTTAGAGTGGTGTCAAGACTACTGCAGCAGCTTCCATGCTGCTCTAGCATTGAATGAGGGCCCCCCTGGGATGGGCCCAGTCCTGCGACCTGGTGGTATCGGGCTGAAGGATGGGCTTCTTTTTGCTGCACTTAGTGCGAAGGCGCAAGGAAAAGATGTCGGCATCCCAGAATGTGAAGGAGCTGCAACTGCAAAGTCCCCATGGAATGCTCCTG AGCTTTTTGATCTTTCGGTTCTTGAGGGGGAAACCATTAGAGAGTGGCTATTCTTTGACAAACCTCGGAGAGCATTTGAAAGTGGAAACAGAAAGCAGAGATCTTTGCCAGATTACAGCGGCCGTGGCTGGCATGAATCGAGGAAGCAAGTCATGAATGAATTTGGGGGGTTGAAAAGATCCTATTACATGGACCCACAGCCACTTAATCATTTCGAGTGGCATCTCTACGAGTATGAGATCAATAAATGTGATGCTTGTGCCCTGTACAGACTGGAATTGAAGCTTGTTGATGGGAAAAAGAGCTCAAAGGGTAAATTATCAAGCGATTCTGTTGCTGATCTGCAGAAGCAGATGGGAAGACTCTCAGCTGAGTTTCCCGGCGACAACAAGCGCGTTGTCAAGGGGAGGACCAAGCTTAACAGCTCAAAGGACTCTGTCGGGTATGTCTATTCCGGTCAGAATCAAAGTGCAGCTGCAAACGAAGCAATCAACTATGGGTTAGTTGCTCCATACGATTATCTCGTTGAGAATAAATGTGAATATTACCTGACGTAG
- the LOC116202956 gene encoding WUSCHEL-related homeobox 9: protein MASSNRHWPSMFKSKPHQWQHEVNSSLMSSGCHRSQYSSGCEERTPEPKPRWNPKPEQIRILEAIFDSGMVNPPRDEIRKIRAQLQEYGQVGDANVFYWFQNRKSRSKHKLRHLQNSNKQQNRQSAAAAAASASPTSSATNASAAPTSSSSSSDNKSSPKDNGAGAPNKSSASTIFSLGPSSMIDASNNSPSYSSSQQAPYFPTQEEILTEPFLFPSSHGFQLSEPQVPFHGQPMVGHYGSLLLSEIVAHGGASKKVKMNPNANATSSAHTAVPSTATANATVTVPFLSSLDQVHGAGVQLTGEPRPAGDSPVTAGSGGGVPKLTVFINDVPFELPAEPFSVQAAFGDDAVLINAAGQPILTDEWGLTLQPLQHGAFYYLI from the exons ATGGCTTCATCAAATAGACACTGGCCTAGTATGTTCAAGTCCAAGCCCCATCAATGGCAACACGAGGTGAACTCGTCTCTCATGTCGTCTGGATGTCACCGGAGCCAATATTCATCGG GATGCGAAGAGCGCACACCGGAGCCAAAGCCAAGATGGAACCCGAAACCTGAGCAAATTCGTATCCTCGAGGCGATCTTCGACTCTGGGATGGTTAACCCTCCAAGGGACGAGATACGGAAAATTAGGGCTCAGTTGCAGGAATATGGACAAGTCGGGGACGCCAATGTCTTCTACTGGTTCCAGAACCGGAAATCGAGGAGCAAACACAAGCTCCGCCACCTCCAGAACTCAAACAAGCAGCAGAATCGCCAGTCAGCGGCGGCTGCAGCAGCCTCAGCTTCACCCACATCGTCTGCCACCAACGCCTCGGCGGCCCCtacctcttcctcctcctcctcggaTAACAAGTCCTCCCCCAAAGACAATGGTGCCGGTGCCCCAAACAAATCATCCGCAAGCACAATCTTCTCTCTGGGCCCGTCCAGCATGATCGATGCATCAAACAATTCCCCGAGCTACTCCTCGAGCCAACAAGCCCCATATTTCCCAACCCAAGAGGAGATCCTCACGGAACCATTCCTCTTCCCCTCTAGCCATGGGTTCCAATTGTCCGAGCCACAGGTTCCATTCCATGGGCAGCCCATGGTGGGGCACTATGGGAGTCTCTTGCTGAGTGAGATAGTGGCTCATGGAGGAGCTTCAAAGAAAGTGAAGATGAATCCTAACGCTAATGCCACTTCAAGTGCTCATACCGCCGTCCCATCCACGGCTACTGCAAATGCAACCGTTACTGTCCCATTCCTGTCTTCCTTGGACCAAGTCCACG GAGCTGGGGTGCAATTGACTGGGGAACCGAGGCCGGCAGGGGACTCTCCAGTGACTGCTGGCAGTGGGGGTGGGGTGCCAAAGTTGACCGTGTTCATCAATGATGTGCCATTCGAGTTGCCGGCAGAGCCCTTCAGTGTTCAAGCAGCTTTTGGGGACGATGCGGTGCTGATCAATGCTGCCGGTCAGCCCATCCTCACGGATGAATGGGGCCTCACTCTTCAGCCACTCCAGCATGGTGCCTTCTATTATCTG ATATGA
- the LOC116205174 gene encoding ras-related protein RABA1f-like: MGTYRADDDYDYLFKVVLIGDSGVGKSNLLSRFSRNEFSLESKSTIGVEFATRCIRVDDKTVKAQIWDTAGQERYRAITSAYYRGAVGALLVYDITRHVTFENVERWLKELRDHTESNIVIMLVGNKADLRHLRAVSTDDASSFAERENTFFMETSALESLNVENAFTEVLTQIYRIVSRKALDIGDDPTVLPKGQMINVGSRDDVSAVKKVGCCSS; encoded by the exons atGGGCACTTACAGGGCGGACGATGATTACGATTACCTGTTCAAGGTTGTGTTGATCGGAGACTCCGGCGTCGGGAAATCGAACCTGCTGTCGAGGTTCTCCCGGAATGAGTTCAGCCTCGAGTCCAAGTCCACGATTGGGGTCGAGTTCGCGACTCGGTGCATAAGGGTCGACGATAAGACCGTCAAGGCCCAGATTTGGGACACCGCTGGCCAAGAAAG ATACAGAGCAATCACGAGTGCGTACTACAGAGGAGCAGTTGGGGCCCTGCTAGTCTATGACATAACCCGCCACGTCACATTTGAGAATGTGGAGAGGTGGCTCAAAGAGCTGCGGGACCACACCGAGTCCAACATCGTGATTATGCTCGTCGGGAACAAGGCCGACCTCCGCCATCTCCGTGCTGTGTCCACCGACGATGCCAGCTCCTTCGCTGAGCGTGAGAACACTTTCTTCATGGAGACCTCTGCCCTCGAGTCGCTCAACGTTGAGAATGCCTTCACGGAGGTCTTGACTCAGATCTACCGCATTGTCAGCAGGAAGGCCCTCGACATAGGGGATGACCCCACCGTGCTTCCCAAGGGACAGATGATCAACGTGGGGTCTAGGGACGACGTCTCGGCCGTCAAGAAAGTCGGGTGCTGCTCCTCATAA
- the LOC116205176 gene encoding 28 kDa heat- and acid-stable phosphoprotein, with amino-acid sequence MGRGKFKGKPTGRRQFSNPEEIIAGTSTRPRSFKKEEAEVKEEEEESEEESEEESGEESEKRKGTQSVIEVENPNSVKPTNVKAKNADTGKTTELSRREREEIEKQRAHERYMRLQEQGKTEQARKDLERLALIRQQRAEAAKKREEEKAAKEQKKAEARK; translated from the exons ATGGGGAGAGGGAAGTTCAAGGGCAAGCCCACCGGCCGCCGCCAGTTCTCCAACCCCGAAGAGATAA TTGCTGGTACATCCACTCGCCCTCGCTCCTTCAAGAAG GAAGAGGCTGAGGttaaagaagaggaagaagaatcaGAGGAAGAATCTGAAGAAGAATCTGGGGAAGAAAGCGAA AAGCGGAAGGGAACCCAAAGCGTTATTGAGGTTGAAAACCCAAACTCAGTGAAGCCAACGAATGTGAAAGCTAAGAATGCTGAT ACTGGGAAAACAACCGAACTCTCGAGGCGAGAAAG GGAAGAGATAGAGAAGCAGAGAGCCCATGAAAGGTACATGAGGCTGCAGGAACAAGGGAAAACAGAGCAAGCCAGGAAAGATTTAG AGCGTTTAGCCCTTATTCGTCAACAGAGAGCAGAAGCTGCCAAAAAGCGAGAAGAGGAGAAAGCGG CCAAAGAACAGAAGAAGGCCGAAGCTCGGAAATGA